The Mercenaria mercenaria strain notata chromosome 1, MADL_Memer_1, whole genome shotgun sequence nucleotide sequence GTGGTAGAAGTAACTAACTGGACGCTTATccaaatgttagtaattttcgGTTGAAGCTGTTAGGGTTCGACCTCAGTATCCTTGTTTTCGGGATCAAACAGTATTAAAACTGAACCGCAACGTCCGCTTTTGACATTACAGTTACTAATGTACAGCCAGTGTATTTACATCCATTTCTTTGCTACAAATTGTACTATACAGTTATAATTACTTTTGAATATATGAAACTGTGAAAAAGATCAAAATTTCCATTCTTCGATTAAATATTGGAGCTCTTTCAttacaaatgttatttttgaGAAACTCAgaattttattcatgaactatcaTTGATCAGTCTTTCCGTACGAAAGAAAGATTAAGTTGATCACAGATATTTCTCCATCAAAACTTCTGAATATTTCATAGTTACACAAACTGCAGTATCTCCTTACACGATAGTTTCCAGTATCTGCTGTATCTAACAGCACGAGCAGTGGTTGACTCGGCATAATGTGCGGAGATACAGTGGCCCGATATTTCAAGATTGTCTCGAaagatatttgcatatatcaAGGTAAAGTTTATAAATATACTATTACGTATGTAGGTAAATGTTACGTTCAGCAATTTTGGTAGTTTTCGCGGAAAATGCCAACATGCCGTTTCCACTGAAATAATTGAAATGAGCATTTTCCGGGAGACGAGCAGCGCATAATTTCACCATACATAGGAAAACTCTTGTCTGGACCTTGCACTATTTTTATGCTTTCTCAGAATGGCAACATGTAGTTTCAATAAACACAGTGGCcaaattttaaaacagattttgagaTAAGTTTATTTCTGTTCAGTAATATGATTACTGTGAagtaacttttgccattcatattttttttcaaatattaattgaaaacGATCTATAAATGTTATCGAAACAATTTATGTGTCAAATGGTCTACTGATTCGTCTCTAATGGTGctctgtgtgttgtgtgcttgtcaccttccgctttcagcctctgCCGCTGGCATGCTCTTTGGGCAAAAAGGaggccgagtgcgtaagtcttccctgccagtacatagcctctctgtaGACAAGCCCTACACCCTATGCAGTGCCTTCTCGTGGTGACAAATGGATACTGAGCACcctgcggcctcaggcagaactgtaTAGTGCTTCCGTTGTGACAGACTGGGTAGGAGAAAGGGAGGAATCCTAACACTGATGAGAAGCAACATAGTAGCAACGCAATTCACCGTGCACATGGATGACTCCGAGGTGTTTCGCCCAAAACCTAGAGATGTTGAGTTAATTGTTGTCAACCTCTACTCACCAAATGACAAACCTCTATCCCTTGACACGATCCTAGTGCAGGATTCAAACTTCCTAGGCATTGGCGACTTCGACAGCCACTCACAGAGCTGGGGAAATGACCACATAGACAGGCGTGGAGAAGAGGTAAAGTCTTGGCAAGGTGATTACAACTTGTAGCTGATCAACAACTCCAACGATCGAGACGCTTTCTATTCCAGACGTTTGCATATCACTTACACTCCTGATTTTGGTTTCTGCACTGAAGACATGCACAAGAATATTGCAAGAGAAGTAGGCCTCTAAATAGGCGATAGAGATCATCGTTCTGTTTACCTCACCTTGCAGTTTAGACCATACAGGAACCAAGCTAACATCGTTGGAACTACAAAAAGGCTGATTGGAAAAGATACAGAGAGCTTACAGTTGAAATGTGAAGGCAAGGATATCAAAAAGTCAAAAATAGACTTCAATGCAGCCGTACTCCAGGCAGCCAAAAATGTTTTCCTAGAGGTTCCAGGAGAGATTACAAGCCATACTGGAACAAGATTCTAGAGGGCCTTCAGGAGGAGTTGTCAGAAGCCAGGCGAGAGGCTGAAACACAATCGtcccaaaccaacagcataaaaCCCCATAGGGCATGGGCCAAGTTTCCGAGAGCCAAGATCCAGTCTAGAAGAGAGAGCTGGAAAGCAACAATTGTCTCACTCAATCTAGAAAGAGACAGAACAAAGTTCTGGTTACTTACACGGCAATTGAATGGCGAAGGTGGATGCGAAGGAGGCACTACAGCTGTAGAAGAAACTTGTTCTGTACTGACTGGAAAGCAGGCAGCAAATATGTTTGCTGAAAACTACGAGAACGAGAAAGTAAACAACATCACAGTCAACAGTGGACGGCAAAGAGAAGTTAGAAGGGAGGAAAGAGAGAGAAGATCCAACCAGTTCAAGGAAGAAGTGATAGAAGCAAGCCTCACACTAAATGAGCTACCTACAGCACTGACGAAGGCTAAGAAATAACCAGGACCAGACCACATCACCAATGAGATGCTGACCCATATGGGAAGTTTTGCTACGAAAACACTTCTAGGTGTCTTCAACCTGAACTGGAAGGAGGAAAACTTCCACTGGCTTAAAGGGAGGCGATCATGACACCTATCCTAAAACGTAGAAAGGACAAGGAGAAACTAGCCAGCTATCCCCATATACTTCTCACCAGCACAATGGGAAAGACAATGGAAAGCATCATAAACCAGCACATAAAGTGGAACTTGGAAGCTAATAATATCTTGGCCCACCAAAAGGCTGGCTTCAGGTCATTCCGGTCAACAGAGGATCAAACAACATATGTTGCACAAGAAATCGAAAATGCCTTTCAGGAAAAAAAGGTTACTCTAGTAACATGGGTAGACCTTCAGAGAGCATTTTACAAGGTATGGGTGGATGATACTCTGGTGAAACTACAGAGAAATGGTGTTGGAGGCACCATATACAGATCGATGAAGTCCTATCTCTTCAACCGAAGGACAAGAGTTAACCTTGATGGAACCTCTTGTACTCTCTCCTACTCTCTTTCTTCTCTTTCTTCTCTTTCTCAACGATCTGTTGGCTGAACATGGAAGGGACATCTTACCAATGCAGAAAACGAGGCACGAATAAATATACCTCGGGACCATCAGACCCTTCCTAGAGTATGGCTCCTTAGCTTGGATAACAGCGGCCAAGACAAATCAGCATAGGTTAGACAAAATCATGCTCTTAGAATCATCACCGGCGCACTGAAATCAACACACATTAAGGCCACTGTCATCCCTCCATTTGCCAAGAGAAGAGAGACCCAAATCAGCAATACCAATACCTGccagaccatcccatgaaagctaAACTTGAAGGGCTTACAAAAATCGTTTTAAAAGAGGCAGCTTTGTGCATGATGCCAGGAAGTTCAACAAAAGCTTTGCAGAGCATCTTGGACACCCACTACTCCTTTCACTGTTCAAGATCTACCAGAACCTGGAAACCTGACCAGTCCAACTTGACTATACATACCACTGTTCCTGGTCTCCCCCCTGGTACTTCAGATGAAACGACCAAGCTGTTCTTTACATAGGCCATGATTAAAGACACATACCCGTCAGATACATGGACTTTTGTGTACATAGACGGTTCAGCCTCAGCTGCAATAAAAGATGAATGAGCTGGCATCTTCATACTACATACCTCGGGAAGATCAGAGACAAATAGCGACAACCGGAAGGCATTGTACCAACTATAGAGCAGAGAATGAGGTTATCAAACAGGCTGATAACTCATTGAGGAGTCTCCAGAGAGCTGCCCATATGTGGTTATCTTCACAGATGCTCTGTCAGTTCactaagaaatttaaaataaactcaATCTCTAGAGCACTTTTCAGCTTATGCAAAACAAGAATTGTGTCCTTACAATGGATACCTGCACACTGTGGTGTACCTAGAAATGAGAATGCAGACAGATTAGCCAAGCTCGGAGCTATGGCTAACAAGCCACAAAATGCCATTACAAGGAGATTTTGTTCGGGCAATCTCTCAATATTATTATCAGTATACAACTTAATTCCATTTACGACCTTTCCCCAGAAAACCAAATATtagtaattaattttaaaaagtattaaatttctGAATGAGCAAATCTTACTATTATCATTGTGAACACAAAATGATGTTTTAGCctgtcattttgtattttttttttgtatgtccGTCAGTCTGTGAAAAGTTAAAAGTGTTAATGAATAAAGTTTTTGTGGAATACATTTCCTAGACATCTGAAACTGGAATACATCTTATTGACTGTTAGGTATTTATTGGCAGTGTATAAACTTCGTACATAAAACGTAGACGAAGTGGCCAAGTGGCTAATTGATCGAATGTTTATCCTAAGGGGTTTTGCCCGCGTGGGTATGCATGTATATAAGTCCATTTCAAACATACATTTggtaatttatcttttatcatgCTCCAGTCAAATGCCGTGCCACATgtaggcgaaacgtaaacaaaaagaaacagaatgTGCAGTAtccacagttatacaataaatcTCGAAATGATGAATTAACTTCGTCCTAGCAATCATTTTCTAAATGTGAAGTCAAACAGTGGTacacatttgtattgtttatttaatctgtaaaattcacattgcacattcatgttacatatacacatattattatatacacataTTAGCATGCACGAGTAGTTGAAACGACGCTTGACAAGCATTTTCACATGTCAGTTGTTGGCTAGAC carries:
- the LOC128559848 gene encoding uncharacterized protein LOC128559848, with amino-acid sequence MTPILKRRKDKEKLASYPHILLTSTMGKTMESIINQHIKWNLEANNILAHQKAGFRSFRSTEDQTTYVAQEIENAFQEKKVTLVTWVDLQRAFYKVWVDDTLVKLQRNGVGGTIYRSMKSYLFNRRTRVNLDGTSCTLSYSLSSLSSLSQRSVG